From a single Vanacampus margaritifer isolate UIUO_Vmar chromosome 15, RoL_Vmar_1.0, whole genome shotgun sequence genomic region:
- the LOC144035081 gene encoding uncharacterized protein LOC144035081 isoform X1, protein MSVMRPQRAKVKPKEEVAYFSSLGKDKDGFTIKYINSFKGRGVFSSCSFQKGVFPTEYRGEVISKQERENRLRVYHDAQKVFMFEFHYNGKTLWFPLKHNLMKTPLSQTAPKLTRFQLTHNLKTYSSCHRPS, encoded by the exons atgtcagtcatgaggccacagagggcaaaagttaaacccaaagaagaggtagcatatttttcatccttaggtaaagacaaggatggcttcaccataaaatatattaattcattcaaag gtcgaggagtgttcagttcctgctcctttcagaagggagtctttcctactgaatatcgaggagaagttataagcaaacaggaacgtgaaaacaggctgagagtgtatcatgatgcccagaaggttttcatgtttgaatttcactacaatggaaaaacactatg gtttccactgaagcacaacctgatgaagacaccgctatcacagactgcgccaaagttgaccag gtttcaactgacgcacaacctgaagacatacagtagctgtcacagaccaagttga
- the LOC144035081 gene encoding N-lysine methyltransferase KMT5A-A-like isoform X2, whose translation MSVMRPQRAKVKPKEEVAYFSSLGKDKDGFTIKYINSFKGRGVFSSCSFQKGVFPTEYRGEVISKQERENRLRVYHDAQKVFMFEFHYNGKTLWFPLKHNLMKTPLSQTAPKLTRFQLTHNLKT comes from the exons atgtcagtcatgaggccacagagggcaaaagttaaacccaaagaagaggtagcatatttttcatccttaggtaaagacaaggatggcttcaccataaaatatattaattcattcaaag gtcgaggagtgttcagttcctgctcctttcagaagggagtctttcctactgaatatcgaggagaagttataagcaaacaggaacgtgaaaacaggctgagagtgtatcatgatgcccagaaggttttcatgtttgaatttcactacaatggaaaaacactatg gtttccactgaagcacaacctgatgaagacaccgctatcacagactgcgccaaagttgaccag gtttcaactgacgcacaacctgaagacatag